One genomic region from Prochlorococcus marinus CUG1433 encodes:
- a CDS encoding DUF3303 family protein, whose translation LGRYHASYSNNVYIIVQASAGIKMTEHFAPWKVKFDIDFDIKPVMTDNEKVAEHKLVGSLMAAEQKMGFTG comes from the coding sequence TTGGGAAGGTATCATGCCTCTTACTCAAATAATGTTTATATTATTGTCCAAGCTTCAGCAGGCATAAAAATGACAGAACATTTTGCTCCTTGGAAAGTTAAGTTTGATATAGATTTTGATATCAAGCCAGTTATGACTGACAATGAAAAAGTCGCTGAGCATAAGCTTGTTGGCTCATTAATGGCAGCAGAACAGAAAATGGGATTCACAGGTTGA